One window of Salegentibacter sp. Hel_I_6 genomic DNA carries:
- a CDS encoding 4a-hydroxytetrahydrobiopterin dehydratase — protein MKKLSEDEINKKLESLEGWVYKDDAIHTSFQFANFKDAFTVMTRIAFEAEAQEHHPSWGNVYNELEISLSTHDADGVTEKDFKLAKAIEEIVEASA, from the coding sequence ATGAAAAAGCTTAGCGAAGATGAAATAAATAAAAAGCTGGAAAGTCTGGAAGGATGGGTTTATAAAGACGATGCGATTCATACTTCTTTTCAGTTTGCTAATTTTAAGGATGCCTTCACGGTAATGACGCGAATTGCTTTTGAAGCCGAGGCCCAGGAACACCATCCTAGTTGGGGAAATGTTTATAATGAACTTGAAATTTCACTCTCTACGCACGATGCCGATGGTGTCACAGAAAAAGATTTTAAACTGGCAAAAGCTATTGAAGAAATAGTTGAAGCTTCGGCTTAA
- a CDS encoding YebC/PmpR family DNA-binding transcriptional regulator — protein sequence MGRAFEFRKARKMKRWSAMAKAFTRIGKDIVMAVKEGGPDPDTNAKLRAVIQNAKSVNMPKDNIERAIKRASDKNQGDYKIVLFEGYAPHGIAVLVETATDNNNRTVANVRSHFNKCDGNLGTSGSVEFMFDHTCNFRLNAEGLDVEELELEFIDFGAEEVFEDEDGIHIYAPFEYFGAIQKELENRGIEILSSGFERIPQVTKPLSAEEAADVEKLLERLEEDDDVQNVYHTMEETDA from the coding sequence ATGGGAAGAGCATTTGAATTTAGAAAGGCGCGTAAGATGAAACGCTGGTCTGCAATGGCCAAAGCCTTTACTCGTATTGGAAAAGATATTGTAATGGCTGTTAAAGAAGGTGGTCCAGATCCTGATACCAATGCCAAACTAAGAGCAGTTATCCAAAACGCGAAAAGCGTTAATATGCCCAAAGATAATATTGAACGAGCCATTAAAAGGGCGAGTGATAAAAATCAGGGCGACTATAAAATTGTACTTTTTGAAGGTTATGCACCCCACGGAATTGCCGTATTGGTAGAAACCGCTACCGATAATAATAACCGTACCGTTGCCAATGTTCGCTCTCATTTTAATAAATGTGATGGAAATCTTGGAACTTCAGGATCAGTAGAATTTATGTTTGATCATACCTGCAACTTTAGATTAAATGCTGAAGGACTTGACGTGGAAGAATTGGAACTGGAATTTATAGATTTTGGCGCCGAAGAAGTTTTTGAAGATGAAGATGGTATTCACATTTATGCCCCCTTCGAATATTTTGGAGCCATTCAAAAAGAATTAGAAAACCGGGGAATTGAAATACTTTCTTCAGGATTTGAAAGAATCCCGCAGGTTACAAAACCACTTTCTGCTGAAGAAGCTGCAGATGTTGAAAAATTACTGGAAAGACTGGAAGAAGATGATGATGTGCAAAATGTATATCACACCATGGAAGAAACGGATGCTTAA
- a CDS encoding DUF6252 family protein: protein MKKLLILIVAILFISCSKGDNNLTGINNDGSGGISCLVDGKILKPSGGGIYGNTTSKLDYLPDEQINILIISFFSRDGGPNRFTSVALYVTDIDINNLQDQTFNLKDENSNESFATYLSGEATSALKPGEEYSTNSAQVGELKILFFDLEARVISGEFWFNAENEFGNIVKVTEGRFDLRI from the coding sequence ATGAAAAAATTATTAATACTAATAGTAGCGATATTATTTATTTCTTGTAGTAAGGGTGACAATAATTTAACTGGAATTAATAATGACGGTAGTGGAGGAATTTCTTGTTTAGTAGATGGAAAGATACTCAAGCCCAGTGGTGGCGGAATTTACGGAAATACTACATCCAAATTGGACTACTTACCAGATGAACAAATAAACATTCTTATAATAAGCTTTTTTAGTAGAGATGGAGGACCAAATCGTTTTACTTCCGTCGCATTATATGTTACCGATATTGACATTAACAACTTGCAAGATCAAACATTCAATTTAAAGGATGAAAACAGTAATGAAAGCTTTGCTACTTATTTATCAGGTGAAGCGACTTCAGCGCTAAAACCTGGAGAGGAATATTCGACTAACTCTGCACAAGTTGGAGAATTAAAAATTTTATTTTTTGACTTAGAAGCAAGAGTAATTTCAGGGGAATTTTGGTTTAATGCTGAAAATGAATTTGGGAATATTGTAAAAGTAACTGAGGGTAGGTTTGATTTACGGATCTAA
- a CDS encoding proline dehydrogenase family protein, translated as MINRKIFNDTKTAFKLKSDLELDRAIFLFSMMNKKTLVDAGSWLTKFSLKLHLPVEGLIKKTIFEQFCGGVTEEDCKPLTKDMYSKKLHSILDYSVEGKETEEEFDAALDKKMKLIKFAAKSEELPFSLFKPTGIGRFAIWEKITERINLSDEEKEEWDRVKKRVDTLCQCAYDNNVRLYADAEESWMQLAADELMEDMMKKYNKDKILIYNTFQCYRWDRLEYLKELHEKAKAEGFKIGAKIVRGAYMEKENARAKKYNYTSPICENKEATDVNFNSVMSYCLANLQDIHLFIGTHNEVSNYLALQSMEDKGLSLDDERIWFSQLYGMSDHISYNLAKKGYNSAKLLPFGPVREVVPYLLRRAQENTSVKGQTGRELSLLEEEKKRRKGQPTKHDRGEH; from the coding sequence ATGATAAATAGAAAAATTTTTAATGACACAAAAACAGCTTTTAAATTAAAATCTGATTTAGAACTGGATCGTGCTATCTTTTTGTTTAGTATGATGAATAAAAAGACCCTGGTAGATGCAGGTTCGTGGTTAACCAAATTCTCTTTAAAACTTCATCTTCCGGTTGAAGGACTTATTAAAAAGACCATTTTCGAACAATTTTGTGGCGGTGTTACAGAAGAGGATTGTAAGCCACTAACCAAGGACATGTATTCTAAAAAACTACATAGCATCCTTGATTATTCAGTAGAAGGTAAAGAGACCGAAGAGGAATTTGACGCCGCTCTAGATAAGAAAATGAAGCTTATAAAATTTGCAGCCAAAAGTGAAGAATTACCTTTTTCTCTTTTTAAACCTACCGGAATTGGAAGGTTCGCTATTTGGGAAAAAATCACAGAACGCATTAACCTAAGTGACGAGGAAAAGGAAGAATGGGACCGTGTTAAGAAAAGAGTAGATACCCTTTGCCAATGCGCTTATGATAATAACGTTAGGTTATATGCCGATGCTGAAGAAAGTTGGATGCAACTCGCAGCAGATGAGTTGATGGAAGATATGATGAAAAAATACAATAAGGATAAAATTCTTATTTATAATACTTTTCAATGTTACCGTTGGGATAGATTAGAGTATTTAAAAGAACTTCACGAAAAAGCTAAAGCAGAAGGTTTTAAAATAGGAGCTAAAATTGTACGTGGAGCTTATATGGAAAAGGAAAATGCACGCGCAAAAAAATATAATTATACTTCTCCAATTTGCGAAAACAAAGAAGCGACCGATGTTAATTTTAATAGCGTGATGTCTTATTGTTTAGCTAACCTCCAGGATATTCATTTATTTATTGGAACACATAATGAAGTTAGTAATTACCTGGCGTTGCAAAGTATGGAGGATAAAGGCTTGTCTTTAGACGATGAGCGTATTTGGTTTAGCCAATTGTATGGAATGAGTGACCATATTAGTTATAACCTGGCTAAAAAAGGATACAATTCAGCTAAATTATTGCCCTTTGGGCCAGTTAGGGAAGTAGTACCTTATTTATTGAGAAGAGCCCAGGAAAATACTTCGGTTAAAGGGCAAACTGGACGTGAACTTTCTCTTTTAGAAGAAGAAAAGAAACGTAGAAAAGGACAACCTACAAAACACGATAGGGGAGAGCATTAA
- a CDS encoding DEAD/DEAH box helicase, with amino-acid sequence MIQSLGKHLEKQESNEFSRSFGTIIIDECHHIPAKSYRNTISKFSSYYQYGLTATPFRKGNDEK; translated from the coding sequence ATGATCCAAAGTCTGGGGAAACACCTTGAGAAGCAGGAATCAAATGAATTCAGCCGATCTTTTGGTACAATAATCATTGATGAATGTCATCATATACCGGCCAAATCATACAGAAATACAATATCAAAATTTTCCTCGTATTATCAATATGGTTTAACTGCTACCCCCTTTCGAAAAGGTAATGATGAAAAGTAA
- a CDS encoding DEAD/DEAH box helicase family protein: MEKAGLFSIFEKNSSFDRLFPNQDYHSGKGLGNLIALPFYKPAIEKGNSCFVDPNSEELTPYPDHEKFLSTVEKNSIEDLDQLYNLLAIETKNNPGIKNSSATLRISLKNTLRLNKSGINSNLLHFLKEELNFANSEFFIKKKSGKNTWGTQPYFTCIEDTEKEIILPRGFIGRLIRYCNSKKFCYDFHDRRQKQASVAFSFDIELRSHQHLAIEAASKKDFGIISAPPGSGKTVMGLKIIAEKRQPALIVVHRKQLMEQWLERIISLEFLKMKSEK; this comes from the coding sequence ATGGAGAAGGCTGGTTTGTTTTCCATTTTTGAGAAAAACTCCAGTTTTGATCGGTTATTTCCAAACCAAGATTATCACTCTGGCAAGGGACTGGGCAATCTTATTGCCCTACCATTCTATAAGCCGGCAATAGAGAAAGGAAATAGCTGCTTTGTTGATCCAAATTCTGAGGAGTTAACACCGTATCCTGATCACGAGAAATTCTTAAGTACAGTTGAAAAAAATTCCATTGAAGATCTTGATCAATTATATAATTTGCTAGCAATTGAAACAAAGAATAATCCAGGTATAAAAAATAGTTCAGCAACACTCCGAATAAGTCTGAAAAATACTTTGCGTTTAAATAAGTCTGGAATTAATTCAAATTTGCTCCATTTTTTAAAAGAAGAATTGAATTTTGCCAATTCTGAATTCTTTATAAAGAAAAAATCTGGCAAAAATACCTGGGGAACACAGCCCTATTTCACTTGTATTGAAGATACGGAAAAAGAGATTATTCTACCACGAGGTTTTATTGGAAGGCTAATTCGTTACTGTAATAGCAAAAAATTTTGTTATGATTTCCACGATAGAAGACAAAAACAAGCATCCGTAGCATTCTCTTTTGATATAGAACTTCGCTCACACCAGCATTTGGCAATTGAAGCGGCTTCAAAGAAAGATTTCGGAATTATTTCTGCTCCACCGGGTTCTGGAAAGACCGTAATGGGCTTGAAGATTATTGCAGAAAAAAGACAGCCAGCACTTATAGTTGTGCATAGGAAACAGTTAATGGAACAGTGGCTTGAACGAATTATATCCTTAGAATTCCTAAAAATGAAATCGGAAAAATAG
- the aroB gene encoding 3-dehydroquinate synthase, with protein MSNMTGKGPVYYQEDGFLKINAYLKEAKPSNVFILVDNNTHRDCLSAFLQKIDASENFEILEIEAGEINKNLETCTGLWNALSELDADRKSLMINLGGGVVTDLGGFVASTFKRGINYINVPTSLLAMVDASVGGKTGVDLGNLKNQIGVINHAEMVIIEPAFLGTLPQNEMRSGLAEILKHALISSEDYWNRVTNLSELTLDDLDEIIKESVEIKSKVVTEDPEENGLRKTLNYGHTLGHAIESYFLTHSEKITLLHGEAIAIGMILATYISKELQEFPETKLDEITHKILDIYDRVEFSEEDIQQIIDLMKYDKKNSHGNINFVLLKDIGETVIDCKVVPNEVIWNAFEFYRKA; from the coding sequence ATGTCTAATATGACAGGGAAAGGCCCGGTTTACTATCAGGAAGATGGATTTCTAAAGATAAATGCATACTTAAAGGAAGCAAAACCCTCTAATGTCTTTATCCTGGTAGATAACAATACGCATCGTGATTGCCTTAGTGCTTTTCTCCAGAAAATTGATGCTTCTGAAAATTTTGAGATTTTAGAAATTGAAGCCGGAGAAATTAATAAAAACCTGGAAACCTGCACCGGTCTATGGAATGCACTTTCTGAACTAGATGCCGATCGCAAAAGCTTAATGATAAATTTAGGCGGCGGTGTGGTAACCGATCTTGGCGGTTTCGTAGCATCAACTTTTAAACGCGGCATTAATTATATTAATGTGCCTACAAGCTTATTAGCCATGGTAGATGCCTCGGTAGGTGGCAAAACCGGCGTTGATCTGGGAAATCTTAAGAACCAGATTGGCGTAATTAATCACGCTGAAATGGTGATAATAGAGCCAGCCTTTTTAGGCACTTTACCTCAAAACGAAATGCGTAGCGGCCTTGCCGAAATCCTAAAACACGCATTAATTAGCAGCGAAGATTATTGGAATAGGGTGACTAATTTAAGCGAACTTACTTTAGATGATCTTGATGAGATAATTAAAGAGTCAGTAGAAATAAAATCTAAAGTGGTAACTGAAGACCCTGAAGAAAATGGATTACGTAAAACTTTAAATTACGGTCATACCCTTGGGCACGCCATAGAATCTTATTTTTTAACTCATTCAGAAAAAATAACTTTGCTTCATGGAGAAGCTATTGCTATTGGGATGATTCTCGCTACCTATATTTCAAAGGAACTTCAGGAGTTCCCGGAAACAAAATTAGACGAGATCACTCATAAGATTCTGGATATTTATGATCGGGTAGAATTTTCAGAAGAAGATATTCAGCAAATTATCGATTTAATGAAGTATGACAAGAAAAACTCCCATGGCAATATAAATTTTGTTCTTCTAAAAGATATTGGAGAAACAGTGATAGATTGCAAGGTGGTACCAAATGAGGTTATTTGGAATGCTTTTGAATTTTACAGGAAAGCTTGA
- a CDS encoding response regulator transcription factor — MFKKVLVAEDLDSVNFAVASVLKKLQIENVDHAQYCDKAYILAKKAILDEQAYDLLICDLSFKQDHQNQKIGSGQELIAILKELDPNLKILVNTIEDHPQTINTLWKSSNIEAYVCKDRYGMRDLENAIIAISEGNSYISPVLEAKRKQDNLFVLNDFEINLLQCVSKGYTQDEIKDHFKSKNIFPNSKSAIEKRLKELKEGLQARNTTHLISLVKDLNLI; from the coding sequence ATGTTTAAGAAGGTTTTAGTAGCCGAAGATCTGGATAGTGTAAACTTCGCAGTCGCCAGTGTTCTCAAAAAGCTGCAAATAGAAAATGTAGACCACGCCCAATATTGCGACAAAGCTTATATTTTAGCAAAAAAAGCAATTTTAGATGAGCAAGCTTACGATTTATTGATCTGCGACCTTTCTTTTAAACAAGATCACCAAAACCAAAAAATAGGTTCTGGCCAGGAACTTATAGCAATTTTAAAAGAACTGGACCCTAACTTAAAAATTCTTGTAAATACAATAGAAGATCATCCACAAACCATAAATACGCTATGGAAATCGAGCAATATTGAAGCTTACGTTTGTAAAGACCGCTACGGAATGAGGGATCTTGAAAACGCAATTATTGCCATAAGCGAAGGGAACTCATACATTTCTCCCGTATTAGAAGCCAAAAGAAAACAGGACAACCTTTTTGTTTTAAATGATTTTGAAATCAATCTGCTTCAATGTGTATCTAAGGGATATACCCAGGATGAAATTAAAGATCACTTTAAATCCAAAAATATCTTTCCAAATAGCAAAAGTGCCATAGAAAAGAGATTAAAAGAATTGAAAGAAGGTTTACAGGCAAGAAATACCACGCATTTAATTAGCCTTGTGAAAGATCTAAATCTTATTTAA
- a CDS encoding DEAD/DEAH box helicase: protein MIRNTSLDIPFNSKTDTFETLSKILIHDSSRNKLILNDVETELKLGKKAVIITERKEHIETLNQYLKQSYESITLSGDDSEAKRTTKWKLLNEGNYQVLITTGQFFGEGSDLQNASCLFLIYPFSFKGKLIQYIGRVQRSELTPVIYDYRDYKIDYLNRLFLKRNKHYRHFDKQATLFDDERYTIVSSQLLTIDKKVKIAITDLDFRYGAVAFNYQPSELNKPLEFEIENDDLRPEFDVLKPYFSKTLKSKYVEVEIYAEYENKVLMAQSAYSRDIDNINQELIESVRFRFTKKNISGRNYSDKANGGLLDLEDLQDRNNTALYNSEEDLINELLKNKDVKHFRQIRYLALKHESNIMKLRFVLQPFSFVFLILGKEAYHLILETLDTEEATYIWHFERLEELQSDINLVDKNLNLIRNKGRQIFLESPPENFSRIVHDYSNKRKGFIIWKSTLEERLF from the coding sequence GTGATTAGAAATACTTCCCTGGATATTCCTTTTAATTCCAAGACCGATACATTTGAAACCTTATCAAAAATCCTGATTCATGATTCTTCCCGAAATAAACTCATTCTAAATGATGTAGAGACTGAACTAAAATTGGGAAAAAAGGCTGTTATTATTACCGAGCGAAAAGAACATATTGAAACCTTGAACCAATACCTCAAACAATCTTATGAATCTATAACTTTAAGTGGGGATGATTCTGAGGCAAAGCGTACAACCAAATGGAAACTACTGAATGAAGGGAATTACCAGGTTTTAATTACTACTGGTCAGTTTTTTGGCGAGGGCAGTGATCTTCAGAATGCTTCCTGTCTTTTCCTGATCTACCCTTTTTCCTTCAAGGGTAAGCTAATTCAATATATTGGACGCGTACAACGTTCAGAGCTTACACCAGTCATTTATGACTACCGCGATTATAAAATCGATTATCTGAACCGTCTATTTCTTAAAAGGAATAAACATTACAGACATTTTGATAAACAGGCGACTTTGTTTGATGACGAAAGATATACAATAGTTTCTTCTCAACTTTTAACGATTGACAAGAAAGTTAAAATAGCAATAACTGATCTTGATTTCCGGTATGGAGCCGTTGCCTTTAATTATCAACCTTCTGAGCTTAATAAACCCCTTGAATTTGAAATTGAAAATGATGATTTACGGCCAGAATTTGATGTTTTAAAACCTTATTTCTCCAAAACATTAAAATCAAAGTATGTTGAAGTTGAAATTTATGCAGAATACGAAAACAAGGTCTTAATGGCTCAATCGGCTTATTCAAGAGATATAGATAACATTAACCAGGAGCTTATAGAAAGTGTAAGATTCAGATTTACAAAAAAAAATATTTCAGGCAGGAATTATTCAGATAAAGCAAATGGTGGTCTATTAGATCTTGAAGATTTACAGGATAGGAATAATACAGCTCTTTACAATTCCGAAGAAGATTTAATAAATGAATTATTAAAGAATAAAGATGTAAAGCATTTTCGACAAATACGCTACTTGGCTTTAAAACACGAAAGTAATATTATGAAACTTCGGTTTGTTTTACAGCCCTTTTCGTTTGTTTTCCTGATCCTAGGAAAGGAAGCATATCATCTTATCCTGGAAACTTTAGATACTGAAGAAGCAACTTATATATGGCACTTTGAAAGATTAGAGGAACTACAGAGTGATATCAATCTGGTTGATAAAAACTTAAATCTAATTCGAAATAAAGGCCGGCAAATTTTTTTAGAATCTCCTCCTGAAAATTTTAGCAGAATTGTACACGATTACTCCAACAAGCGTAAGGGTTTTATAATTTGGAAAAGCACGCTGGAAGAAAGGCTTTTTTAA
- a CDS encoding tetratricopeptide repeat protein yields MFFSLISCNKNFQEEDNTEIRNDSVTFYFEKSKEISESRQIIETINKSISFANQQDTLLPLLYDYKIYYHTRLKEYDSSSLFAEKLINSGRLNEDTSWIAMGYYRKGKIQFYLGDQEEVFRNSYKSRQLYLAVGDSSKAGRRTLEMANSQSRISDYHGAQENAIEALRLLDEKEDSAYISSAHNLVAMVYRNQGFLEDALREYNEALKFAVKKKDNLTYLNNIALITRDQGNYAKAINSFQDLLTQKQILDKESEARYLDNLAYTKWLQDSTAKVESDFLKALNIRREINDKSGLDASYTHLVEFYRNSNKNEAIKYAKRWLKLTKNSSVQAELEALEKYIELAPASQSNTEVKHYIKLNDSVNQANLVAKNTFAKIRFDEEQKQKEILGLEALTAKQTLETQNLRERSIIISALALLGILGGSFMLYYFRQKHRKEKIQEVHKTESRISKKIHDELANDIYNIMSRLEMIASKDDLDKLERIYTQTRDISRENSEIATDEDFGEMLIINLSHISGNSRLILKGEKSVNWEKFSEEKKIVIYRVLQELMVNMKKHSEAKFVALNFFHEDKKLKISYSDTGKGASLEEIKVGNGLQNVENRILSVKGLITFETKQGEGFKAKIQIPE; encoded by the coding sequence TTGTTTTTTTCGTTAATCTCCTGTAATAAAAATTTTCAGGAAGAGGATAATACTGAAATTAGAAATGATTCTGTAACCTTTTATTTTGAAAAATCTAAGGAAATTTCTGAATCCCGGCAGATAATTGAAACAATAAATAAATCCATTTCGTTTGCCAATCAGCAGGACACACTTCTCCCCCTCCTTTATGATTACAAAATCTACTACCACACTCGGTTAAAAGAATACGACAGTTCCAGTCTTTTTGCTGAAAAGCTAATTAATTCGGGAAGATTGAATGAGGACACTTCCTGGATTGCCATGGGATATTATCGCAAAGGAAAAATCCAATTTTACCTGGGAGATCAGGAGGAAGTTTTTAGAAACAGTTACAAATCAAGACAACTTTACCTGGCGGTTGGTGACAGCTCTAAAGCGGGACGCAGAACCCTGGAAATGGCGAATTCGCAATCCAGAATTTCAGATTATCACGGTGCCCAGGAAAATGCCATAGAGGCCTTAAGACTACTAGATGAAAAAGAAGATTCCGCCTATATAAGTAGTGCGCATAACCTGGTAGCTATGGTTTACAGAAATCAGGGCTTTTTAGAAGATGCACTAAGAGAATACAATGAAGCACTGAAATTTGCCGTAAAAAAGAAGGATAACCTTACTTATTTAAACAATATTGCATTAATTACACGGGACCAGGGTAACTATGCTAAAGCAATTAATTCTTTTCAGGATTTGCTAACTCAGAAACAAATTTTAGATAAGGAAAGTGAAGCGAGGTATTTAGATAATCTTGCTTATACGAAATGGCTTCAGGATTCTACTGCAAAAGTAGAATCCGATTTTCTAAAAGCTTTAAATATACGTCGGGAAATTAATGATAAATCTGGTCTGGACGCCAGCTACACGCATTTAGTAGAATTCTATAGAAACAGCAATAAAAATGAGGCTATAAAATATGCAAAAAGATGGTTGAAGCTCACCAAAAATAGCTCGGTACAAGCTGAATTAGAAGCTCTTGAAAAATATATTGAACTTGCACCTGCTTCCCAAAGCAATACTGAAGTTAAGCATTATATTAAACTGAATGATAGCGTTAACCAGGCTAACCTAGTCGCTAAAAATACTTTCGCGAAAATTAGGTTTGACGAGGAACAAAAACAAAAAGAAATCTTAGGTCTGGAAGCCCTCACCGCAAAACAAACCCTGGAAACTCAGAACCTAAGAGAGCGAAGTATTATTATTTCTGCCCTGGCTTTATTAGGAATTCTAGGCGGAAGTTTTATGCTTTACTATTTTAGACAAAAACATAGGAAAGAAAAAATACAGGAAGTTCACAAAACCGAATCCAGAATCTCTAAGAAAATACATGATGAACTGGCTAATGATATCTATAATATTATGAGCCGACTTGAAATGATAGCCAGCAAAGACGACCTGGATAAATTAGAAAGAATCTATACACAAACCAGAGATATTTCACGAGAAAATAGTGAAATTGCTACTGATGAAGATTTCGGAGAAATGCTGATTATAAATTTAAGTCATATCAGCGGAAATTCGAGATTAATTCTAAAAGGAGAAAAATCGGTGAATTGGGAGAAATTTTCTGAAGAAAAAAAGATCGTGATCTATCGTGTTTTGCAGGAACTAATGGTAAATATGAAAAAACACAGTGAAGCAAAGTTTGTCGCACTTAACTTTTTCCACGAGGATAAAAAATTAAAAATCAGTTATTCTGATACCGGCAAAGGAGCTAGCCTTGAAGAAATTAAAGTAGGTAACGGACTTCAAAATGTGGAAAACCGTATTTTATCTGTAAAGGGATTAATTACTTTTGAAACAAAACAGGGAGAAGGATTTAAAGCTAAAATCCAAATACCCGAATAA
- a CDS encoding RNA-binding domain-containing protein, translating to MTTERIREILKEGEGLEIEFKTSTFELNKDVFESICAFLNRKGGHLLLGVKDDGTAQGIIEDCLEDINNNIVTLANNPQKLNPPFYLSTQIVDYEDKKIIYVFVPESSQVHSTNGKIFDRNEDGDFDITRQTEQVTQLYLRKQSIYSENKIYSHLGINDFKQDLFSRVRTLAKNQRADHPWQDMDNEELMRSSGLYKRDHQTGKNGYTLAAVLLFGKDEVIQSVLPHHKTDAILRIENTDRYDDRDDIRTNLIESYDRLMNFIRKHLPDKFYQEGEQRISLRDHIFREIIGNLLIHREYGNAFPAKLVIEKERVITENWNRPHDSGIIDPANFSPYPKNPVIAKFFKEIGRVDELGSGVRNTFKYCGIYTPGTNPQFIENDVFKTIIPLKPEQNNIVNTSNDWEEVRNKFGEKLGESSEKILSLIYSDRYISASAMAEIINISERAVEKQIAKLKEKGILKRIGPNKGGYWKIIF from the coding sequence ATGACCACAGAGAGAATACGGGAAATTTTAAAAGAAGGAGAAGGCCTTGAAATTGAATTTAAAACTTCGACATTCGAATTAAATAAAGACGTCTTTGAATCTATTTGTGCATTTCTTAACCGGAAAGGCGGTCATTTATTGTTGGGAGTTAAAGATGATGGCACTGCTCAGGGAATAATAGAAGATTGCCTGGAAGATATAAATAATAATATTGTTACCCTTGCTAACAATCCCCAAAAGCTTAACCCGCCATTCTATTTATCAACGCAGATTGTAGATTATGAAGATAAAAAGATAATTTATGTTTTTGTTCCCGAGAGCTCCCAAGTCCATAGTACCAATGGGAAAATATTTGATCGAAATGAAGATGGTGATTTCGATATTACCCGTCAAACTGAACAGGTGACCCAACTCTATCTTCGAAAGCAAAGTATTTATTCCGAAAACAAAATTTATTCTCATTTAGGTATAAATGATTTTAAACAGGATCTTTTCAGTCGGGTTCGTACCCTTGCCAAAAACCAAAGAGCCGATCACCCCTGGCAGGATATGGACAATGAAGAATTAATGCGGTCATCCGGATTATATAAACGTGATCATCAGACCGGAAAAAATGGTTACACCTTAGCTGCAGTATTATTATTTGGTAAAGATGAAGTGATACAAAGTGTATTACCACACCATAAAACAGATGCAATCCTAAGGATTGAAAATACTGATCGTTATGATGATCGAGATGATATTCGAACCAACCTGATTGAAAGTTATGATAGGCTTATGAATTTTATTAGAAAGCATTTGCCTGACAAGTTTTATCAGGAGGGCGAACAGCGAATCAGTTTGAGAGATCATATTTTTAGGGAAATCATTGGAAACCTGTTAATCCACAGGGAGTATGGGAATGCCTTTCCGGCGAAACTGGTCATTGAAAAGGAACGGGTGATTACTGAAAACTGGAACCGGCCACATGATAGTGGCATTATAGACCCTGCAAATTTTTCACCTTATCCTAAAAACCCTGTAATTGCAAAATTTTTTAAAGAAATAGGCAGGGTTGATGAATTAGGCTCTGGGGTACGCAATACTTTTAAGTATTGTGGTATTTATACACCAGGAACCAATCCTCAATTTATAGAAAACGACGTATTTAAGACTATTATACCATTAAAACCCGAGCAGAATAATATTGTTAATACTTCCAATGATTGGGAGGAAGTTCGGAATAAGTTCGGAGAAAAGTTGGGAGAAAGTTCGGAAAAGATTTTATCGTTGATTTACAGTGATCGGTATATCTCGGCCTCGGCAATGGCCGAAATAATAAATATCTCAGAAAGAGCTGTAGAAAAACAAATTGCAAAATTAAAAGAGAAAGGAATCCTCAAAAGAATTGGGCCTAATAAAGGCGGCTACTGGAAGATAATTTTTTAA